In a single window of the Zea mays cultivar B73 chromosome 5, Zm-B73-REFERENCE-NAM-5.0, whole genome shotgun sequence genome:
- the LOC103626853 gene encoding outer envelope protein 80, chloroplastic gives MVRSCDVRFVSSGVKLPCESTSALAPSPSPSPAPALLSAALPFAHIGRAIDAAARRLGSCLPRVPVARADPAPSPPRRHGKDGGGPEERVLISEVAVRGKDGEPLELPELEAAAAAALRACRPNAALTVREVQEDVHRIVESGLFRSCMPVAVDTRDGIRLVFEVEPNQDFHGLVCEGANMLPSKFMEDAFRDRHGKIINIRHLDQVIKSVNRWYQERGLTGLVSYAEILSGGILRLQVSEAEVNNISIRFLDRKTGEPTVGKTQTETILRQLTTKKGQAYNRAQVKRDVETILTMGIMEDVTIIPQPVGDSNKVDLVMNLVERPSGGFSAGGGISSGITNGPLSGLIGSFAYSHRNVFGRNKKLNLSLERGQIDSIFRLNFTDPWIDGDNKRTSRTVMVQNSRTPGTLVHGGDHPDHAPITIGRVIAGLEYSRPFRPKWSGTLGLIFQHAGARDDKGNPVIRDFYNSQLTASGHDYDDTLLAKFESIYTDSGDHSSTMFVFNIEQGLPVLPEWLSFNRLTARLRQGYEIGPARLLLSASGGHMEGNFPPHEAFAIGGTNSVRGYEEGAVGSGRSYAVGSGEVSCRMFGPLEGVVFGDYGSDLGSGPKVPGDPAGARGKPGSGFGYGVGVRVDSPLGPLRLEYAFNDRQASRFHFGVGYRN, from the exons ATGGTCCGCAGTTGCGATGTCCGTTTTGTCTCCTCCGGTGTCAAGCTCCCGTGCGAGTCCACCTCCGCGctggccccgtccccgtccccgtctcCGGCACCCGCGCTCCTCTCCGCAGCGCTCCCGTTCGCGCACATCGGCCGCGCCATCGATGCCGCCGCCCGCCGCCTGGGCTCCTGCCTCCCACGCGTCCCTGTTGCGCGGGCCGACCCGGCTCCGTCCCCGCCACGGCGGCACGGCAAGGACGGCGGAGGGCCCGAGGAGCGGGTGCTGATCAGCGAGGTCGCGGTGCGGGGAAAGGACGGGGAGCCCCTGGAGCTGCCCGAGCTGGAGGCCGCGGCCGCCGCGGCGCTGCGCGCGTGCCGCCCCAACGCCGCGCTCACCGTGCGGGAGGTGCAGGAGGACGTGCACCGCATCGTCGAGAGCGGACTCTTCCGATCGTGTATGCCCGTCGCTGTCGACACCCGCGATGGCATTCGCCTCGTCTTTGAG GTGGAGCCGAACCAAGACTTCCATGGGCTGGTATGCGAGGGCGCCAACATGCTACCGTCCAAGTTCATGGAAGATGCATTTCGCGATCGCCATG GAAAAATTATTAACATTAGGCATCTGGATCAAGTGATCAAGTCTGTTAACAGATGGTATCAGGAGCGTGGCCTAACTGGGTTG GTTTCATATGCTGAGATACTTTCTGGAGGGATTCTGAGGCTGCAGGTTTCAGAAGCTGAGGTTAATAACATTAGCATTCGCTTTCTAGACAGGAAGAC cggtgaacCAACTGTTGGAAAAACACAGACGGAAACCATCCTTCGGCAGCTTACCACCAAGAAAGGGCAG GCTTACAATAGAGCACAAGTGAAAAGGGATGTAGAAACAATACTTACTATGGGAATCATGGAAGATGTTACGATAATCCCACAGCCAGTTGGAG ATTCTAATAAAGTAGACCTTGTCATGAATCTTGTTGAACGCCCTTCGGGTGGTTTCTCTGCTGGTGGTGGAATTTCAAGTGG GATAACAAATGGACCCCTTTCTGGACTTATTGGCAG CTTTGCATATTCACATCGGAATGTTTTTGGGAGGAACAAGAAATTAAATCTCTCTTTGGAAAGGGGGCAAATCGATTCAATATTTAGATTGAACTTTACTGACCCTTGGATTGATGGAGACAACAAGAGAACCTCTAGAACTGTTATGGTTCAG AACTCTAGGACTCCTGGAACACTTGTTCATGGTGGTGATCATCCTGACCATGCGCCTATAACAATTGGACGTGTTATTGCTGGCTTAGAATATAGTCGACCATTCAGACCCAAGTGGAGTGGGACACTTGGCTTAATTTTTCAG CATGCTGGTGCTCGTGATGATAAAGGGAATCCGGTCATCAGGGATTTCTATAACAGCCAATTGACTGCCAG TGGACATGATTATGATGATACACTGTTAGCTAAGTTTGAAAGTATCTACACAGATTCTGGAGACCATAGCTCTACAATG TTTGTTTTCAACATTGAGCAAGGTCTCCCTGTTCTCCCGGAGTGGCTAAGCTTCAACCGACTGACAGCACGCTTGAGGCAGGGCTATGAAATTGGTCCTGCTAGGCTTCTTCTAAG TGCCTCTGGAGGTCACATGGAGGGAAATTTTCCACCTCATGAAGCATTTGCAATTGGTGGGACAAATAGTGTAAGAGGATATGAAGAAGGTGCTGTTGGCTCTGGGCGTTCTTATGCTGTAGGTAGTGGTGAAGTGTCATGCCGCATG TTTGGGCCACTGGAAGGCGTGGTCTTTGGAGACTATGGTAGTGATCTTGGTTCTGGTCCTAAAGTTCCTG GTGACCCAGCCGGAGCTCGTGGAAAGCCAGGGAGTGGCTTTGGCTATGGTGTTGGCGTCCGCGTGGACTCCCCTCTGGGACCTCTACGGCTTGAGTACGCCTTTAATGATAGGCAAGCAAGCAGATTTCACTTTGGTGTTGGCTACAGAAATTAA